The Halovivax ruber XH-70 genome includes the window TCGCGACGAGGACGACGGCGTCGGCGAGCCCGAGTGGGAGTATCGACTCGTGGCTCACGCCGGCGCCTACGTCGATGAGTACGTAGTCCACGCGGTCACGGAGGGTCTCGACGACCTCGCCCAGGCCATCGGGTTCCGTCTCGGCGTAGTCGGCGAGTTCGTTACCGCTTGGTACCCCGACGATGTTTGCTGCGAGCCGGTAGGTCGCGTCCTCGATCGATGCCTCGCCCGAGAGCACGTCGTGGAGCGTCGCCGACCCGGGAGAGAGACTGACGAATCCGGCCAGATTCGCCATCCCCAGGTCTGCGTCGACGATCGCGACCCGCTCACCCGCCTGCGCGAGGGCAGTCCCGAGGTTTACCGTCGTGGTCGTCTTCCCGACGCCACCCTTCCCGCTCGCGATGGCGTACACCGTCTCCTGGGGCATGGTCACTATCGGATCAGTGGGCCGGGATCACCTTAAATCGTGGCAACCCGTCCGACGGGCGGCAGACGGCTCACGCCGACACGGGCGCTTATCGTGTCAACAGGTACTTAGCCCTCGCTCCGTTTCGTTTGGACAATGAGTAGCGAGGGAGCCGAGGGCCAAACCGACCGGAAGAAATACGAGTTCCGGAAGGTGATCGAGGACCTCAAAAATTACGAGGGGTCGGGGACCCAGCTCGTAACGATCTACGTCCCCGACGATCGCCAGATCAGTGACGTCGTCGCACACGTCACCCAGGAGCACTCCGAGGCCTCGAACATCAAGTCCAAGCAGACCCGGACGAACGTCCAGGACGCGTTGACGAGTATCAAAGACCGCCTCAAGTACTACGACACCTATCCCCCGGACAACGGAATGGTCCTGTTCTCGGGGGCCGTCGACTCCGGCGGCGGCCGGACCGAAATGGTCACCCAGGTCCTGGAGGGACCGCCCCAGCCGGTCGAATCCTTCCGCTATCACTGTGACTCGGACTTTCTCACCGAACCGCTCGAGAATATGCTGGCCGACCAGGGGCTGTACGGCCTGGTCGTCCTCGATCGGCGAGAAGCAAACGTCGGCTGGCTGAAGGGCAAGCGCATCGAGCCAGTCAAGTCCGCCTCCTCGCTCGTCCCCGGCAAACAGCGCAAAGGGGGCCAGTCGGCCCAGCGATTCGCCCGCCTCCGACTCGAGGCGATCGACAACTTCTATCAGGAGGTCGCGGGCATGGCGAACGACCTCTTCGTCCCCGAACGCCACGATATCGAAGGTATCCTCGTCGGTGGCCCCTCGCCCACCAAAGAGGAGTTCCTCGACGGCGACTACCTTCACCACGAACTGCAAGACTCCGTCATCGGCAAGTTCGACGTCTCCTACACCGACGAGTCCGGGCTCCGCGAACTCGTCGACAACGCCCAGGACGCGCTAGCCGACGCGGAGGTAATGAAAGACAAGCGCCAGATGGAGACCTTCTTCGAGGAACTCAACG containing:
- the minD gene encoding MinD/ParA family ATP-binding protein, which gives rise to MPQETVYAIASGKGGVGKTTTTVNLGTALAQAGERVAIVDADLGMANLAGFVSLSPGSATLHDVLSGEASIEDATYRLAANIVGVPSGNELADYAETEPDGLGEVVETLRDRVDYVLIDVGAGVSHESILPLGLADAVVLVATPEPAAVQDVSRTIELVDRVDGEVAGLLVTRTHPSGDVPPETIAEKLGVAELGAIPEDRAVRASVYAGTPLVVHAPESDAAVAYRELATTLTGVETAGPSGDEAAADDSSTADPDDAASHDEVSSAITDAEPDA
- the prf1 gene encoding peptide chain release factor aRF-1; its protein translation is MSSEGAEGQTDRKKYEFRKVIEDLKNYEGSGTQLVTIYVPDDRQISDVVAHVTQEHSEASNIKSKQTRTNVQDALTSIKDRLKYYDTYPPDNGMVLFSGAVDSGGGRTEMVTQVLEGPPQPVESFRYHCDSDFLTEPLENMLADQGLYGLVVLDRREANVGWLKGKRIEPVKSASSLVPGKQRKGGQSAQRFARLRLEAIDNFYQEVAGMANDLFVPERHDIEGILVGGPSPTKEEFLDGDYLHHELQDSVIGKFDVSYTDESGLRELVDNAQDALADAEVMKDKRQMETFFEELNAGELATYGFEQTRRNLVMGSVERLLISEDLRKDVISYDCPDCGTTDREVVDRRKSTTDHTCSECGTEVDADDAEREDAIEHLIEIAEQRGTETKFISTDFEKGEQLYDAFGGFAGILRYSTGV